The Eleutherodactylus coqui strain aEleCoq1 chromosome 13, aEleCoq1.hap1, whole genome shotgun sequence genome includes a window with the following:
- the LOC136587953 gene encoding uncharacterized protein translates to MKILLISLVPAFLIFILLPGKVMLNTYIDQKPRDMDRKVGQSAIISCSVPEDIDIREIHFQRINTKIFSLTVQTSHISSILRFSGTFEKFQWIIDDGESTGSYICKEQTEMNALKSSGRLKEKNEIDCPSPDVSSTSNLLVLNNGSNQVASLWINPRTYYSRLDISGTIRNVKVTLNNLNEEDTDSYECTGKAEGITEELKGIATFLTVRSHGIRIHTGKLGLAFAMALVSCLFK, encoded by the exons TGATGCTAAACACATACATAGACCAAAAACCGAGGGATATGGACCGGAAAGTTGGACAGTCTGCCATAATCTCCTGCTCTGTTCCAGAGGACATTGACATCAGAGAAATACACTTTCAGAGGATCAACACAAAGATCTTTTCTCTGACAGTACAGACAAGTCACATTTCCTCCATACTGCGATTTTCTGGCACCTTTGAAAAATTCCAGTGGATTATAGATGACGGAGAAAGCACTGGTTCATATATATGTAAAGAACAGACAG AAATGAACGCCTTGAAGAGTTCAG GGAGACTTAAGGAAAAGAACGAGATTGACTGCCCGTCTCCAGATGTGTCCTCAACCTCAAACTTACTGGTTCTTAACAATGGAAGCAACCAAGTTGCCTCCCTGTGGATAAACCCCAGAACGTATTACAGTCGCCTAGATATCTCTGGGACTATTCGGAATGTGAAAGTAACGCTGAATAATCTGAATGAAGAAGATACCGATTCCTATGAATGTACTGGAAAAGCAGAAGGCATTACAGAAGAGTTAAAAGGAATAGCTACTTTTCTTACCGTGAGA AGTCATGGAATCCGCATACATACTGGTAAACTGGGATTGGCATTTGCCATGGCATTAGTATCCTGCTTATTTAAATGA